One Bacillus sp. FJAT-52991 genomic region harbors:
- a CDS encoding demethylmenaquinone methyltransferase — protein MQQSKEERVHGVFEKISSNYDHMNSLISFQQHKRWRKDTMKKMAVKKGATALDVCCGTGDWTIALAEVVGKEGKVIGLDFSHNMLEVGREKIKEANLSQVDMIQGNAMELPFEDNTFDYVTIGFGLRNVPDYMQVLKEMNRVLKPGGMAVCLETSQPTMIGYRQLYFLYFRFIMPMFGKLFAKSYKEYSWLQESARDFPGMKELARMFEQAGLVNVSYKSHTGGVAATHIGYKQK, from the coding sequence ATGCAACAATCGAAGGAAGAAAGAGTGCATGGGGTCTTTGAGAAAATTTCGAGCAATTACGACCATATGAATTCTTTAATCAGTTTCCAGCAACATAAACGCTGGAGAAAAGATACGATGAAAAAAATGGCTGTGAAAAAAGGAGCTACAGCTTTGGATGTATGCTGCGGAACGGGAGATTGGACAATAGCACTAGCCGAGGTTGTTGGAAAAGAAGGCAAAGTTATTGGACTTGATTTCAGCCATAACATGCTAGAAGTTGGCCGTGAAAAAATTAAAGAGGCAAATTTGTCTCAAGTAGATATGATTCAAGGAAATGCGATGGAACTTCCGTTTGAGGACAATACATTTGATTATGTGACCATCGGCTTTGGATTGCGCAATGTGCCAGATTATATGCAGGTTCTTAAAGAAATGAACAGAGTGTTAAAGCCAGGTGGCATGGCCGTATGTCTTGAAACTTCACAACCGACGATGATCGGTTATCGACAACTATACTTTTTGTATTTCCGCTTTATTATGCCGATGTTCGGTAAGCTGTTTGCCAAAAGTTATAAGGAATATTCTTGGTTGCAAGAATCTGCTCGTGATTTCCCTGGCATGAAGGAACTTGCTCGTATGTTTGAACAGGCAGGATTGGTCAATGTCAGTTATAAGTCTCATACAGGAGGAGTAGCAGCAACCCATATTGGTTATAAACAAAAGTAA
- a CDS encoding heptaprenyl diphosphate synthase component 1, giving the protein MNEWLEQKSLIEQEVQYKLSYPYLRKYIDKPDIDETRLMILMFPFNIECLSTSETKQYITTATLIQIALDTHEKVTASSSDILKEQQLTVLAGDYFSGLYYQILADLNDVHMIRTLADAVKSINENKIALYQNERYSVEAIMDSVYKIETEIVERFYRFFNVQHLFSGVSHLLFVKRLLKEKEAFLSGEKVIIMDSLKQVRFPEVEGALSMEQQQSLFDICEEYIMKARTAVEQMLSAGFVHEPILHLFEKMSAEFFGNKTYVEEG; this is encoded by the coding sequence ATGAATGAATGGCTAGAACAAAAATCATTAATTGAACAAGAGGTGCAATATAAACTTTCGTACCCTTATTTGCGAAAGTATATAGATAAGCCGGATATTGACGAAACCCGTCTGATGATATTAATGTTTCCGTTTAATATAGAATGCTTGTCAACCTCTGAAACAAAACAATATATTACCACTGCCACGCTGATTCAAATCGCTCTTGATACCCATGAAAAAGTGACAGCTTCTTCAAGTGATATTCTGAAAGAACAACAGCTAACCGTATTAGCTGGTGATTATTTCAGTGGTTTATATTATCAAATTCTCGCTGATTTGAATGATGTTCATATGATTCGAACACTTGCAGATGCAGTAAAAAGTATTAATGAAAATAAAATTGCCTTATATCAAAACGAGCGATATTCCGTCGAAGCGATCATGGATAGCGTTTATAAAATAGAGACCGAAATTGTCGAGAGGTTTTATCGATTCTTCAATGTTCAACATCTTTTTTCAGGGGTTTCGCACTTGTTGTTCGTAAAAAGATTGTTGAAAGAAAAGGAAGCCTTTCTTTCAGGCGAAAAAGTAATTATCATGGATTCTCTTAAACAGGTGAGGTTTCCTGAAGTAGAAGGAGCGCTTTCAATGGAACAGCAACAAAGTCTTTTTGACATTTGTGAGGAGTATATCATGAAAGCAAGAACAGCTGTCGAACAAATGTTGAGCGCAGGGTTCGTTCATGAACCGATCCTTCATCTTTTCGAAAAAATGTCAGCTGAATTTTTTGGAAATAAAACTTACGTGGAAGAAGGGTAA
- the mtrB gene encoding trp RNA-binding attenuation protein MtrB yields the protein MKLNQADYIMIRALEDGVNVIGLTRGSDTRFHHSEKLDRGEVMVAQFTEHTSAIKVRGKAEIVTSFGQMESGSVKE from the coding sequence ATGAAGTTAAATCAAGCTGACTACATCATGATTCGTGCGCTTGAAGATGGTGTAAATGTTATCGGATTAACAAGAGGGTCAGATACTCGCTTTCATCACTCGGAAAAGCTAGACCGAGGCGAAGTGATGGTCGCGCAATTCACAGAGCATACTTCCGCCATTAAAGTTCGTGGCAAAGCGGAAATTGTGACAAGTTTTGGACAAATGGAAAGTGGAAGTGTGAAAGAATAA
- the folE gene encoding GTP cyclohydrolase I FolE: protein MAEVNRAQIEEAVRLILEAVGEDPNREGLLDTPKRVAKMYEEVFSGLNQDPKEYFETVFGEDYEELVLVKDIPFYSMCEHHLVPFFGHAHVAYFPKNGKVTGLSKLARAVETVARRPQLQERITSEVADAIMEKLEPHGVMVVVEAEHMCMAMRGVKKPGSKTITTAARGKYADDVHARSELLQLIKG, encoded by the coding sequence ATGGCTGAGGTAAATCGCGCTCAAATTGAGGAAGCAGTTAGATTAATATTAGAAGCAGTAGGGGAAGATCCGAATCGTGAAGGACTTTTAGATACGCCGAAGCGGGTAGCAAAGATGTATGAAGAGGTCTTTTCAGGTTTAAATCAAGATCCGAAAGAATACTTTGAAACGGTTTTCGGCGAAGACTATGAAGAATTGGTCTTAGTTAAAGATATCCCTTTTTATTCGATGTGTGAACATCATCTTGTGCCTTTCTTTGGTCACGCTCATGTAGCTTATTTTCCGAAGAATGGAAAAGTGACAGGGTTAAGCAAGTTAGCTCGTGCGGTGGAAACGGTAGCGAGACGTCCGCAATTACAGGAACGTATTACCTCTGAGGTCGCTGATGCGATTATGGAGAAGCTGGAGCCGCATGGTGTGATGGTTGTGGTTGAGGCGGAGCATATGTGTATGGCGATGCGAGGCGTGAAAAAGCCTGGTTCTAAAACGATCACGACAGCTGCAAGAGGGAAGTATGCGGATGATGTACATGCTCGTTCTGAATTGCTTCAACTAATCAAAGGTTAA
- a CDS encoding HU family DNA-binding protein → MDLNTKLSLIPSWEEVNGMNKTDLINQVAEAAELSKKDATKAVDAVFDAIQNTLANGDKIQLIGFGNFEVRERSARKGRNPQTGEEIEIAASKVPAFKPGKALKDAVK, encoded by the coding sequence ATGGATTTAAATACAAAACTTTCGTTGATACCCTCTTGGGAGGAGGTGAATGGCATGAATAAAACAGATTTAATTAATCAAGTTGCAGAAGCAGCTGAACTTTCTAAAAAAGATGCTACTAAAGCGGTTGACGCCGTCTTTGATGCCATCCAAAACACGTTAGCAAACGGCGATAAAATTCAATTAATCGGTTTCGGTAACTTTGAAGTGCGTGAGCGTTCTGCTCGTAAAGGACGTAACCCTCAAACAGGTGAGGAAATTGAAATCGCTGCTAGCAAAGTACCTGCGTTTAAACCAGGTAAAGCATTGAAAGATGCAGTAAAATAA
- the spoIVA gene encoding stage IV sporulation protein A, with translation MEKTDVFKDIAERTGGDIYLGVVGAVRTGKSTFIKKFMEQVVLPKIENEAERARALDELPQSAAGKTIMTTEPKFVPNQAISIKVDDGLDVNIRLVDCVGYVIPEAKGYEDENGPRMIHTPWFEEPIPFHEAAEIGTRKVIQEHSTIGVVITTDGTVGEIPRENYLDAEERIIAELKEVGKPFIMIVNSARPFHPETDSLRDSLIEKYDIPVLSMSVESMRETDVINVLKEALFEFPVHEVNVNLPGWVMVLKDNHWLRGHYQEAIKETVQDIKRLRDVDRIVQQFDDYEFIENAGLAGMDMGQGVAEIDLFAPDALYDQVLKEIVGVDIRGKDHLLELMQDFANAKREYDQVSDALRMVKQTGYGVAAPSLEDMSLDEPEIIRQGSRFGVRLKAVAPSIHMIKVDVESEFAPIIGTEKQSEELVRYLMQDFEDDPLSIWNSDIFGRNLSSIVREGIQGKLALMPENARYKLKETLERIINEGSGGMIAIIL, from the coding sequence TTGGAAAAAACAGATGTTTTTAAAGATATAGCTGAACGGACAGGAGGAGATATTTATTTAGGTGTTGTAGGGGCTGTTCGAACAGGTAAATCGACATTCATCAAGAAATTTATGGAGCAAGTTGTACTTCCAAAAATAGAAAATGAAGCAGAACGAGCTCGTGCACTCGACGAACTACCGCAAAGTGCAGCCGGCAAAACAATTATGACAACTGAACCGAAATTTGTTCCAAACCAAGCGATTTCTATTAAGGTGGATGACGGTTTGGATGTCAATATTCGTCTCGTCGATTGTGTCGGGTATGTCATTCCAGAGGCTAAAGGATATGAGGATGAAAATGGACCGAGAATGATTCATACTCCTTGGTTTGAAGAGCCGATCCCGTTTCATGAAGCGGCAGAAATAGGCACTCGCAAAGTGATTCAGGAGCATTCCACGATTGGTGTAGTGATCACAACAGATGGTACTGTAGGAGAAATTCCTAGAGAGAATTATCTTGATGCAGAAGAAAGAATCATAGCAGAATTAAAGGAAGTTGGGAAGCCTTTTATTATGATCGTCAACTCCGCTAGGCCATTTCATCCAGAAACAGACAGTTTACGAGACAGCTTAATAGAAAAATATGATATTCCAGTTCTCTCGATGTCAGTAGAAAGTATGAGAGAAACAGATGTGATTAATGTGCTGAAAGAAGCGCTGTTTGAATTCCCTGTTCATGAAGTGAATGTGAACTTACCAGGTTGGGTCATGGTGTTAAAAGATAATCATTGGCTTAGAGGACATTATCAAGAGGCGATTAAAGAAACGGTGCAGGATATTAAGCGGCTTCGGGATGTCGATCGCATTGTTCAGCAATTCGATGACTATGAGTTTATTGAAAATGCAGGGTTAGCAGGGATGGATATGGGGCAAGGGGTCGCAGAAATTGATTTATTTGCTCCTGATGCACTATATGACCAAGTGTTAAAAGAAATAGTGGGAGTTGATATACGCGGGAAGGATCATTTGCTTGAACTTATGCAAGATTTTGCTAATGCCAAAAGGGAATATGATCAAGTGTCTGATGCTTTAAGAATGGTGAAACAGACGGGTTATGGAGTTGCCGCTCCTTCTCTTGAAGATATGAGTCTTGATGAGCCAGAAATCATTCGTCAAGGATCTCGCTTTGGGGTTCGTTTAAAAGCAGTGGCACCATCTATTCATATGATTAAGGTAGATGTGGAGTCAGAGTTCGCTCCAATTATTGGGACTGAAAAACAAAGTGAAGAGCTCGTTCGTTATTTAATGCAAGATTTTGAAGACGATCCATTATCCATTTGGAATTCAGATATATTTGGTCGAAATTTAAGTTCCATTGTCCGTGAAGGGATTCAAGGAAAATTAGCTTTAATGCCGGAAAATGCAAGATATAAACTGAAAGAAACGTTAGAACGAATCATTAATGAAGGTTCAGGAGGGATGATTGCTATTATTTTATAA
- a CDS encoding DUF2768 domain-containing protein, which yields MSPAMLNMWISFAGMGLMILAVMTIYLSRYKIKNGFFKLISAIFAYACLIIGGVIMVYIVFSGPTGA from the coding sequence ATGTCGCCAGCAATGTTAAATATGTGGATTTCTTTTGCCGGTATGGGACTTATGATTCTAGCCGTCATGACGATTTATTTAAGTCGCTATAAAATCAAAAATGGTTTTTTTAAACTGATCTCTGCCATCTTTGCGTATGCTTGTTTAATTATTGGTGGAGTGATTATGGTTTATATTGTATTTAGTGGTCCAACAGGAGCTTAG
- a CDS encoding NAD(P)H-dependent glycerol-3-phosphate dehydrogenase produces the protein MKKKEQIAVIGAGSWGTALALVLADNGHEVRLWAHNQVRIQEINEQHTNHQYLPNINLPKNIVGYHSMEEVLDGIDLIVLAVPTKAIREVLRSIQDHQKEPLTIVHVSKGIEPDTLLRISEMIEEEMPKELYQAVVILSGPSHAEEVSLRHPTTVTVSSKDMEAAGRVQDIFMNQHFRVYTNSDMVGVEIGGALKNIIALAAGISDGLGYGDNAKAALITRGLAEIARLGTKMGAKPLTFSGLTGIGDLIVTCTSVHSRNWRAGNMLGQGKKLEEVLADMGMVVEGVRTTKAARQLSVKYGVDMPITEALYGILFEECDPKSAVDGLMARMKTNEMEGLVNVYEDRQYDEI, from the coding sequence ATGAAGAAAAAAGAACAAATAGCTGTTATTGGAGCTGGAAGCTGGGGAACGGCTTTAGCTCTTGTGCTTGCTGATAATGGCCATGAAGTTCGCCTATGGGCTCATAATCAAGTACGTATTCAAGAAATAAATGAGCAACATACGAATCATCAATATTTGCCTAATATTAATCTTCCGAAAAACATTGTTGGCTACCATTCCATGGAGGAAGTTCTTGATGGGATTGATTTGATTGTTTTGGCAGTACCAACAAAAGCAATTCGTGAGGTACTTCGGTCCATTCAAGACCATCAAAAAGAACCGTTGACCATTGTTCACGTTAGCAAAGGGATTGAACCGGATACGCTTTTGCGCATCTCTGAAATGATTGAAGAAGAGATGCCGAAAGAGCTTTATCAAGCGGTTGTCATTCTATCTGGCCCTAGCCATGCAGAAGAAGTGAGTTTGCGCCATCCAACAACGGTGACCGTTTCCTCTAAAGATATGGAGGCAGCAGGAAGAGTTCAAGATATCTTTATGAATCAACATTTCCGTGTGTATACCAATTCTGACATGGTTGGAGTGGAAATTGGCGGAGCATTAAAAAATATTATCGCTTTAGCTGCTGGAATTTCTGATGGTCTAGGTTATGGTGACAATGCGAAAGCGGCTTTAATTACGCGAGGTTTAGCCGAAATTGCCCGATTAGGAACAAAAATGGGAGCAAAACCGCTGACTTTTTCGGGACTTACGGGTATTGGCGATTTAATTGTGACTTGCACTAGTGTTCATTCCCGTAATTGGAGAGCAGGAAACATGCTTGGTCAAGGGAAAAAACTAGAAGAAGTGTTGGCCGATATGGGCATGGTTGTTGAAGGGGTTCGGACGACCAAAGCGGCTCGGCAATTATCGGTGAAATATGGGGTGGACATGCCGATCACGGAAGCACTCTATGGCATATTATTTGAAGAGTGTGACCCGAAATCAGCCGTTGATGGATTAATGGCTCGTATGAAAACAAATGAGATGGAAGGTTTAGTGAATGTATATGAAGATCGTCAATATGATGAAATATAG
- the der gene encoding ribosome biogenesis GTPase Der → MVKPVVAIVGRPNVGKSTIFNRIVGERISIVEDIPGVTRDRIYSSGEWLNHEFNLIDTGGIDLGDEPFLEQIRQQAEIAIEEADVIIFLASGREGVTSADEEVAKILYRSKKPVILAVNKVDNPEMRSQIYDFYSLGFGEPFPISGAHGIGLGDMLDAVIAHFPSADEEDYDPDVIKFSLIGRPNVGKSSLVNALLGEERVIVSDVAGTTRDATDSPYMYDGQEYVIIDTAGMRKKGKVYETTEKYSVLRALRAIERSDVVLVVINVEEGIREQDKHIAGYAHEAGRAVIIVVNKWDAIEKDEKTMKEFEQSIRSHFLFLDYAPIVFLSAKTKKRVHTLLPMINQASENHAMRVQSSVLNDVIMDAVAMNPTPSDKGKRLRIYYATQVAIKPPTFVVFVNEPELMHFSYERFLQNRIREAFGFEGTPIRILSRARK, encoded by the coding sequence ATGGTGAAACCAGTAGTCGCTATTGTAGGGCGCCCGAATGTAGGGAAATCAACCATTTTCAACCGAATTGTCGGCGAAAGAATTTCAATCGTCGAGGATATTCCTGGTGTAACGAGAGATCGAATCTATAGTTCAGGAGAATGGTTAAATCATGAATTTAACCTTATTGATACCGGTGGAATTGATTTAGGAGATGAACCGTTTTTAGAGCAAATTCGCCAGCAGGCAGAAATTGCGATTGAAGAAGCGGATGTAATCATCTTTTTAGCAAGTGGAAGAGAAGGGGTGACTTCAGCTGATGAAGAAGTTGCTAAAATTTTATACCGCTCTAAAAAGCCAGTCATTCTCGCAGTCAATAAAGTAGATAATCCAGAAATGCGCAGTCAAATTTATGATTTTTATTCTTTGGGCTTTGGTGAGCCATTTCCTATCTCCGGTGCGCACGGAATAGGCTTAGGAGATATGTTAGATGCCGTTATCGCGCATTTTCCAAGTGCCGATGAAGAGGACTATGATCCGGATGTCATTAAATTTTCTTTAATTGGTCGTCCAAATGTAGGAAAGTCCTCTTTAGTAAATGCCTTATTAGGGGAAGAACGAGTCATTGTTAGTGATGTTGCTGGAACGACGAGGGATGCAACGGATTCTCCATATATGTATGATGGCCAAGAATATGTCATTATTGACACAGCAGGCATGAGGAAAAAAGGAAAAGTATACGAAACGACAGAAAAATATAGCGTCCTGCGCGCATTGAGAGCGATTGAACGATCGGATGTTGTTTTAGTCGTCATCAATGTGGAAGAAGGTATTAGAGAGCAGGATAAACATATTGCCGGCTATGCCCATGAAGCTGGTCGTGCGGTGATCATTGTCGTCAATAAGTGGGATGCGATTGAGAAAGATGAGAAAACGATGAAGGAATTTGAACAAAGTATTCGCAGTCATTTCTTGTTCTTAGATTATGCTCCCATCGTCTTCTTATCGGCTAAGACAAAAAAACGGGTCCATACGTTATTGCCAATGATTAATCAAGCGAGTGAAAATCACGCGATGCGTGTACAATCTAGCGTGCTAAATGATGTGATCATGGATGCTGTAGCGATGAATCCTACGCCGTCAGATAAAGGAAAACGATTAAGAATTTATTATGCGACACAAGTAGCTATCAAGCCGCCTACTTTTGTTGTTTTTGTTAATGAACCAGAGCTGATGCACTTTTCTTATGAACGTTTCTTGCAAAATCGAATTCGTGAGGCGTTCGGCTTTGAAGGAACACCGATTCGAATTCTTTCGCGTGCTCGAAAATAA
- the fni gene encoding type 2 isopentenyl-diphosphate Delta-isomerase, translating to MTREQRKREHIQHALSTGQSRATGFDDINIVHQSLPNIALNDLSIQTKIGELTLSSPIFINAMTGGGGRETEKINESLAIAARELGLAMAVGSQMSAIKNPVERQTFRVVRQMNPKGIIWANIGSEATVEQAKAAVEMLEADALQIHLNVIQELAMPEGDRDFSGAYERIQIMAESLPVPVIVKETGFGLSKEAVNQLSATPLAAVDVGGFGGTNFAAIENARRNKALTYFNSWGISTAASIVEARQTAPKHLHVIASGGIQHSLDVLKALILGADAVGMAGFLLKILLQEGFDSLLTEITELHEDLKMMMCALGTTSIEELHRVPVVIKGDTYHWLDVRGFEPAHLSRRS from the coding sequence GTGACTAGGGAACAAAGAAAGCGAGAACACATTCAACATGCACTCTCTACAGGTCAAAGCCGCGCGACGGGTTTTGATGATATCAATATCGTTCACCAAAGTCTTCCAAACATCGCTTTGAATGATCTCTCAATTCAAACTAAAATTGGCGAACTTACTTTAAGTTCGCCAATTTTTATCAATGCGATGACTGGTGGCGGAGGCAGAGAAACAGAAAAGATTAACGAAAGCCTCGCTATAGCAGCAAGAGAGTTAGGATTGGCTATGGCAGTAGGGTCACAAATGTCTGCTATTAAAAACCCTGTTGAAAGACAAACCTTTCGTGTCGTTCGTCAAATGAACCCGAAAGGAATCATCTGGGCTAATATTGGCAGTGAAGCGACGGTTGAACAAGCAAAAGCTGCTGTGGAGATGCTTGAAGCGGATGCGCTCCAAATTCATTTAAATGTGATACAAGAACTCGCGATGCCTGAAGGGGATCGTGATTTTTCGGGAGCTTATGAGCGAATTCAGATAATGGCAGAGTCATTGCCCGTACCTGTGATTGTGAAGGAAACAGGATTTGGCTTAAGCAAGGAAGCCGTTAATCAATTATCTGCTACACCGTTAGCCGCTGTTGATGTGGGTGGTTTTGGTGGAACTAATTTTGCTGCTATTGAAAATGCTCGCAGAAACAAAGCCCTTACCTATTTTAATAGCTGGGGAATTTCTACGGCTGCATCAATTGTAGAGGCGAGACAAACAGCGCCAAAACATTTACATGTGATCGCTTCCGGTGGCATACAGCATAGCTTAGATGTGTTAAAAGCGCTTATACTCGGAGCTGATGCGGTTGGGATGGCTGGATTTTTGCTAAAAATCTTGCTGCAGGAAGGCTTTGACTCGTTACTAACAGAAATTACAGAGCTTCATGAGGACTTAAAAATGATGATGTGCGCTCTGGGGACTACATCAATAGAAGAGTTGCATCGCGTACCGGTGGTTATTAAAGGAGATACATATCATTGGTTAGATGTGCGAGGGTTTGAGCCGGCTCATTTGAGTCGAAGATCATAA
- the rpsA gene encoding 30S ribosomal protein S1: MTEDMNQVEVNNYAVGDKVQATVVKVEEKQVQVEIEGSKKDGIIPISELSSLHVEKATDVVNEGDKLELLVTKEEDDLYVLSKRKADADKAWEEMNKRFETGEVFEAEIKEVVKGGLVVDLGIRGFIPASLVEDHYVEDFEDYKGKTLSLKIVELEQEKNRLILSHRAVLDLMKSENKKKILSEIQTGDVLDGKVQRLTDFGAFVDIGGVDGLVHISQLSHEHVDKPSDVIKEGQEVKVKVLSVDRDSERISLSIKETLPGPWTNIADKAPIGSELTGKVKRLVSYGAFVEVFPGVEGLVHISQISNKHIGTPHEVLQEGQEVTVKVLDVNEEENRLSLSMKQFEEAEAEQEVDSYEMPEESTGFQLGEMIGDKLKGLKNNN; the protein is encoded by the coding sequence ATGACAGAGGATATGAACCAAGTAGAAGTGAACAACTATGCAGTAGGCGACAAAGTCCAAGCGACAGTGGTGAAAGTGGAAGAGAAGCAAGTGCAAGTTGAAATTGAAGGAAGCAAAAAAGACGGTATCATCCCAATCAGTGAACTATCCAGCCTTCATGTAGAAAAAGCTACGGATGTGGTGAATGAGGGCGACAAGCTTGAACTGCTCGTAACAAAAGAAGAAGACGATCTTTATGTTCTTTCTAAACGCAAAGCGGATGCTGATAAAGCATGGGAAGAAATGAACAAGCGTTTTGAAACTGGTGAAGTGTTTGAAGCTGAAATTAAAGAAGTAGTGAAGGGTGGACTTGTTGTTGACCTTGGCATTCGCGGCTTTATCCCAGCTTCATTAGTGGAAGATCATTACGTAGAAGATTTTGAAGATTATAAAGGTAAAACATTAAGTTTGAAAATCGTGGAATTAGAACAAGAGAAAAACCGACTTATTTTATCTCATCGCGCGGTTCTTGATTTAATGAAATCAGAAAATAAGAAGAAAATCCTTTCAGAAATTCAAACGGGTGATGTGTTAGACGGTAAAGTGCAACGACTCACTGATTTTGGGGCTTTTGTCGATATTGGTGGCGTAGATGGACTTGTTCATATCTCTCAACTATCGCACGAACATGTAGATAAGCCTTCTGATGTCATTAAAGAAGGGCAAGAAGTGAAAGTCAAAGTATTGTCTGTTGATCGAGACAGTGAAAGAATTTCTTTATCGATTAAAGAAACATTGCCTGGACCATGGACGAATATTGCGGATAAAGCGCCAATCGGATCTGAATTAACTGGAAAAGTAAAGCGCCTCGTATCGTATGGAGCATTTGTTGAAGTATTCCCAGGTGTAGAAGGCCTTGTTCACATTTCACAAATCTCTAACAAACATATCGGCACACCGCATGAGGTGCTGCAAGAAGGCCAAGAAGTCACAGTAAAAGTTCTTGATGTGAATGAAGAAGAAAATCGTTTATCTTTAAGCATGAAGCAATTCGAAGAAGCAGAAGCTGAGCAGGAAGTAGATTCTTACGAAATGCCTGAAGAAAGCACAGGCTTCCAACTTGGAGAAATGATTGGAGATAAATTAAAAGGTTTAAAAAATAACAATTAA
- a CDS encoding lysophospholipid acyltransferase family protein yields the protein MTTFYSIAKTVVKTILMPLYRIEVRGREHFPKDGGVLLCSNHIDNLDPPVVGITAPRPVSFMAKEELFNVPILGKVISNLQAFPVKRGMSDREALRKGLNFLKEGKVLGLFPEGTRSKTGEVGKGLAGAGFFALRTDAYVVPCAIVGPYKPFRKLKVVYGPPIDMSELRSKKAGVEEVTEIIMSHIRHLHDSHK from the coding sequence ATGACAACCTTTTATTCGATTGCTAAGACGGTCGTGAAAACGATCTTGATGCCGCTGTATCGAATCGAAGTTCGTGGGAGAGAACATTTCCCAAAGGACGGTGGCGTGCTTCTTTGTTCGAATCATATTGATAATTTAGACCCTCCTGTCGTTGGAATTACAGCTCCAAGGCCGGTGTCATTTATGGCTAAGGAAGAGTTATTTAACGTTCCAATCCTCGGAAAAGTGATCTCTAATTTACAGGCGTTTCCGGTGAAAAGGGGGATGAGTGACAGAGAAGCTTTACGAAAGGGATTAAATTTTTTGAAAGAGGGAAAAGTATTGGGGCTCTTTCCTGAAGGTACGCGATCAAAAACAGGAGAGGTTGGTAAAGGGTTAGCTGGCGCTGGTTTCTTTGCTCTTCGTACAGATGCGTATGTTGTTCCATGTGCCATTGTAGGTCCGTATAAACCTTTTCGTAAGCTGAAAGTCGTCTATGGTCCACCGATTGATATGTCAGAACTTCGTAGTAAAAAAGCGGGTGTGGAAGAAGTAACCGAAATCATTATGAGTCACATCCGTCACCTGCATGACAGTCATAAATAA
- the cmk gene encoding (d)CMP kinase, translated as MTKRIQIAIDGPAAAGKSTVAKIIAEKLSYIYIDTGAMYRALTYKALQQQVAPENEHDLLQLLHQLEIVLKPGESGQQVFVDEHDVTNDIRTNEVTNTVSFVAKHPLVREEMVKRQQAFAKDGGVVMDGRDIGTHVLPNAEVKIFLKASTEERAKRRYNENISKGIPSDLEKLKEEIALRDQIDSERAAAPLKKADDATELDTTSLTIDDVVEKIMAVVKEEKGK; from the coding sequence ATGACGAAACGAATTCAAATTGCCATCGATGGACCAGCTGCTGCCGGAAAAAGCACAGTGGCTAAAATAATTGCTGAGAAATTATCATATATTTATATCGATACTGGTGCGATGTATAGAGCACTTACTTATAAAGCTTTACAACAACAGGTCGCCCCCGAAAACGAACACGATTTACTACAGTTGCTTCATCAGTTAGAGATCGTTTTAAAGCCTGGAGAGAGCGGCCAACAAGTGTTTGTTGACGAACACGATGTGACAAATGATATTAGAACAAACGAAGTAACGAATACGGTTTCTTTCGTTGCTAAACATCCGTTAGTGCGAGAAGAAATGGTGAAACGTCAGCAAGCGTTTGCTAAAGATGGTGGAGTTGTCATGGATGGACGCGATATCGGCACCCATGTGTTGCCGAATGCGGAAGTTAAAATTTTTCTAAAGGCAAGTACGGAAGAACGAGCAAAAAGAAGATATAATGAGAATATTTCGAAAGGAATTCCTTCAGATTTAGAGAAATTAAAAGAAGAGATTGCTCTTCGTGATCAAATTGATTCAGAAAGAGCGGCTGCTCCATTAAAGAAAGCTGATGATGCGACTGAGCTGGATACGACATCTTTGACGATTGACGATGTTGTAGAAAAAATTATGGCGGTAGTAAAAGAGGAGAAGGGAAAATGA